A window from Streptomyces sp. NBC_00299 encodes these proteins:
- a CDS encoding M23 family metallopeptidase — protein sequence MTSPTSASDAASAHYASYGAQEAQYGDSTTYGTYDATGFGATGHATTTFDADPLFGSLPGESTGAYDTTQWSTGSHHTVNYDAYAAQHHAAYDTGAYDTTVWTTDHERLAFVPQQAAGHDTSGQWDANAWHQPDQSGAPADQTQHWEWGTQAFDTGAYDATQWNSDGGVEATSQAIDEYEHSAESFDQQATAHFEHLDPTAYDAPVQGDAELTATGELPAVTPLLDDQEETAPAPAPRAASRSGSRSRRRTPPKRSALLTVAVPSACVMGVAGIAAASVGSLTDDKEASSTLASDGEAVKPSTANNKLDTQLESLSAGADDFADRASRTQERIDLKAQQVAEKKKAAEEAARKERLRPKFAVPVAQHGLSAYFGQSGINWMSIHSGIDFPVSYGTTVMAATDGTVRTQWNSAYGNMMIVTAKDGTETWYCHLSSYRVASGTTVKAGDPIAYSGNSGNSTGPHLHFEVRPGGGSAIDPLSWLRSHGLDPS from the coding sequence GACTTCGGCTTCCGATGCCGCCTCGGCGCACTACGCGTCGTACGGCGCCCAGGAAGCCCAGTACGGTGACTCCACCACGTACGGCACCTACGACGCCACCGGATTCGGCGCCACCGGGCACGCCACCACGACCTTCGACGCGGACCCCCTGTTCGGCAGCCTTCCCGGCGAGAGCACGGGCGCGTACGACACCACGCAGTGGTCGACGGGCAGCCACCACACCGTGAACTACGACGCCTACGCGGCCCAGCACCACGCCGCCTACGACACCGGCGCGTACGACACCACCGTCTGGACGACCGACCACGAGCGGCTCGCCTTCGTCCCGCAGCAGGCAGCCGGCCACGACACCTCGGGCCAGTGGGACGCGAACGCCTGGCACCAGCCCGACCAGTCCGGCGCCCCGGCCGACCAGACCCAGCACTGGGAATGGGGCACGCAGGCCTTCGACACGGGCGCGTACGACGCCACGCAGTGGAACTCCGACGGCGGCGTAGAGGCCACCTCGCAGGCGATCGACGAGTACGAGCACTCAGCAGAATCCTTCGATCAGCAGGCGACCGCGCACTTCGAGCACCTGGACCCCACGGCGTACGACGCCCCCGTCCAGGGCGACGCCGAGTTGACCGCGACCGGCGAACTCCCCGCCGTGACGCCCCTCCTCGACGACCAGGAGGAGACCGCTCCGGCCCCCGCCCCGCGTGCCGCGTCCCGCAGCGGGTCCCGCTCCCGCCGCCGCACGCCCCCCAAGCGCTCCGCGCTCCTGACCGTCGCTGTGCCCTCGGCGTGCGTGATGGGTGTCGCGGGAATCGCCGCCGCCTCCGTCGGCAGCCTGACCGACGACAAGGAAGCGTCCTCCACGCTGGCCTCGGACGGCGAGGCCGTGAAGCCGTCCACCGCGAACAACAAGCTGGACACCCAGCTCGAGAGCCTCTCCGCCGGCGCCGACGACTTCGCCGACCGGGCCAGCCGCACGCAGGAGCGCATCGACCTCAAGGCCCAGCAGGTGGCCGAGAAGAAGAAGGCCGCCGAGGAGGCAGCCCGCAAGGAGCGGCTGCGCCCGAAGTTCGCGGTTCCGGTCGCACAGCACGGCCTCAGCGCCTATTTCGGCCAGTCCGGCATCAACTGGATGTCCATCCACAGCGGCATCGACTTCCCCGTCTCGTACGGCACGACGGTCATGGCCGCGACCGACGGCACCGTCCGCACGCAGTGGAACAGCGCGTACGGCAACATGATGATCGTGACCGCGAAGGACGGCACGGAGACGTGGTACTGCCACCTCTCCAGCTACCGTGTCGCCTCCGGTACGACGGTAAAGGCCGGCGACCCCATCGCGTACTCCGGCAACTCCGGCAACTCGACCGGCCCGCACCTGCACTTCGAGGTGCGACCGGGTGGCGGCTCGGCGATAGACCCACTGTCCTGGCTGCGCAGCCACGGCCTGGACCCGTCGTAG
- the pcrA gene encoding DNA helicase PcrA, with amino-acid sequence MSSLFDDSFLADLQAPRAHADEHPPPPEDEHAPEPVPDDLFGGKFDVPPDRDDYYRDGAPRPALDAAALLEGLNENQRAAVVHSGGPLLIVAGAGSGKTRVLTHRIAYLLAERNVHPGQILAITFTNKAAGEMKERVEQLVGPRANAMWVMTFHSACVRILRRESKKLGFTSSFSIYDAADSKRLMALVCRDLDLDPKRFPPKSFSAKISNLKNELIDEEDFAAQATDGFEKTLAQAYALYQSRLREANALDFDDLIMTTVNLLRAFPDVAEHYRRRFRHVLVDEYQDTNHAQYALVRELVGTSEHPVDVPPSEADIPPAELCVVGDADQSIYAFRGATIRNILQFEEDYPDATTILLEQNYRSSQTILTAANAVIERNESRRPKNLWTNAGAGARITGYVADTEHDEAQFVAEEIDRLTDAGDAKAGDVAVFYRTNAQSRVFEEIFIRVGLPYKVVGGVRFYERKEVRDVLAYLRVLANPEDSVPLRRILNVPKRGIGDRAEAMIDALAQREKISFPQALRRVDEAYGMAARSTNAVRRFNTLMEDLRTIVESGVGPATVLEAILERTGYLAELQASTDPQDETRIENLQELAAVALEFEQESAEDEASGGLAAFLERVALVADSDQIPDEDEDGSGVITLMTLHTAKGLEFPVVFLTGMEDGVFPHMRALGQTKELEEERRLAYVGITRARERLYLTRSSMRSAWGQPSYNPPSRFLEEIPAAHVDWKRTGATSPVSSGPAAGVAASLSSSRSRSSASGASGFATRRTSEKPVVQLAVGDRVTHDQFGLGTVTAVKGTGGNAEATIDFGDTKPKRLLLRYAPVEKL; translated from the coding sequence ATGAGCAGCCTCTTTGACGACAGCTTCCTGGCGGACCTCCAGGCCCCGCGGGCCCATGCGGACGAACACCCGCCGCCGCCCGAGGACGAACACGCTCCGGAGCCGGTTCCGGACGATCTGTTCGGCGGGAAGTTCGACGTGCCGCCGGACCGGGACGACTACTACCGCGACGGCGCCCCGCGCCCGGCCCTGGATGCGGCAGCGCTGCTGGAGGGGCTGAACGAGAACCAGCGTGCGGCCGTCGTCCACTCCGGCGGCCCGCTGCTCATCGTGGCCGGTGCCGGGTCGGGCAAGACGCGTGTGCTCACCCATCGCATCGCGTACCTGCTGGCCGAGCGGAATGTGCATCCGGGGCAGATCCTCGCGATCACCTTCACCAACAAGGCCGCGGGTGAGATGAAGGAGCGCGTCGAGCAGCTCGTCGGCCCGCGCGCGAACGCGATGTGGGTGATGACCTTCCACAGCGCGTGCGTGCGCATCCTGCGGCGTGAGAGCAAGAAACTCGGGTTCACCTCGTCCTTCTCGATCTACGACGCCGCCGACAGCAAGCGGCTGATGGCGCTCGTGTGTCGTGATCTGGATCTCGACCCCAAGCGGTTTCCGCCCAAGTCGTTCAGCGCCAAGATCAGCAATCTGAAGAACGAGCTGATCGACGAGGAGGACTTCGCCGCCCAGGCGACGGACGGCTTCGAGAAGACCCTCGCGCAGGCGTATGCCTTGTACCAGTCGCGGTTGCGGGAGGCCAACGCCCTCGACTTCGACGACCTGATCATGACGACGGTCAATCTGCTGCGCGCTTTCCCGGACGTCGCCGAGCACTACCGCCGGCGGTTCCGGCATGTGCTGGTCGATGAGTACCAGGACACCAACCACGCGCAGTACGCGCTGGTGCGCGAGCTCGTCGGTACCAGTGAGCACCCCGTCGACGTGCCGCCGAGCGAGGCCGACATCCCACCCGCCGAGCTGTGCGTGGTGGGTGACGCCGACCAGTCGATCTACGCCTTCCGGGGCGCCACCATCCGCAACATCCTCCAGTTCGAGGAGGACTACCCGGACGCGACGACCATCCTGCTGGAGCAGAACTACCGCTCCAGCCAGACGATCCTGACCGCCGCCAATGCGGTCATCGAGCGCAACGAGTCCCGGCGCCCCAAGAACCTGTGGACCAACGCGGGCGCGGGCGCGCGCATCACCGGCTACGTCGCGGACACCGAGCACGACGAGGCGCAGTTCGTCGCCGAGGAGATAGACCGACTGACGGACGCGGGCGATGCGAAGGCCGGTGACGTCGCCGTCTTCTACCGGACGAACGCCCAGTCCCGTGTCTTCGAAGAGATCTTCATCCGCGTCGGCCTGCCCTACAAGGTCGTCGGCGGGGTTCGGTTCTACGAGCGCAAGGAGGTCCGGGACGTCCTGGCCTACCTGCGCGTGCTGGCCAACCCCGAGGACTCCGTACCGCTGCGGCGGATCCTGAACGTCCCCAAGCGGGGCATCGGCGATCGCGCCGAGGCGATGATCGACGCGCTTGCGCAGCGGGAGAAGATCAGCTTCCCGCAGGCGCTGCGCCGGGTCGACGAGGCGTACGGCATGGCCGCGCGGTCGACCAATGCCGTCAGGCGCTTCAACACGCTGATGGAGGACCTCCGTACGATCGTCGAGTCCGGCGTGGGGCCGGCGACCGTCCTGGAAGCGATCCTCGAACGGACCGGGTATCTGGCCGAGTTGCAGGCCTCCACCGACCCTCAGGACGAGACCCGCATCGAGAACCTGCAGGAACTCGCGGCCGTGGCCCTGGAGTTCGAGCAGGAGTCGGCTGAGGATGAGGCCTCCGGTGGACTCGCGGCCTTCCTGGAGCGGGTCGCGCTCGTCGCCGACTCGGACCAGATCCCTGACGAGGACGAGGACGGCTCCGGCGTCATCACCCTGATGACCCTGCACACCGCCAAGGGCCTGGAGTTCCCGGTCGTCTTCCTCACCGGCATGGAGGACGGCGTGTTCCCGCACATGCGCGCCCTCGGCCAGACCAAGGAGCTGGAGGAGGAGCGGCGGCTCGCCTATGTCGGCATCACGCGCGCGCGTGAGCGGCTGTATCTGACGCGCTCGTCGATGCGAAGTGCGTGGGGGCAGCCCTCGTACAACCCGCCGTCCCGCTTCCTGGAGGAGATCCCGGCGGCGCACGTGGACTGGAAGCGGACGGGGGCGACCTCGCCCGTGTCCTCCGGTCCGGCGGCCGGCGTGGCGGCCTCGCTGTCCTCGTCCCGCTCGCGCTCCTCGGCGTCGGGGGCGTCCGGGTTCGCCACCCGGCGGACCTCGGAGAAGCCGGTCGTCCAGCTGGCGGTCGGGGACCGGGTCACGCATGACCAGTTCGGGCTCGGCACCGTGACGGCGGTCAAGGGCACGGGTGGGAACGCCGAGGCGACGATCGACTTCGGGGACACCAAGCCGAAGCGGCTGCTGCTGCGGTATGCGCCGGTGGAGAAGCTGTAG
- a CDS encoding C40 family peptidase, with translation MASHRKSRPAGTRVAGIRTPALATAALTSVALLSQTANASPSTDDKPSLEEVEKKVDDLYRQAESATEKYNAAKEKTAKQRKRVDTLLDDVAQRTQKLNDAREELGRNAAAQYRTGTSAPDTATFLLADTPQDYFDQTQLMDRMTGRQKESVDDYFTQQSATMKKRKEATQSLETLTESQNDLQTAKSTVQKKLADARELLSKLTAEEKARLAAIEKRKQEEAARKAAELARQQEAAERRRQEAAQQQESNDSSSDSSSSDSSASDSSYATKAEKALAFARSQVGKPYVWGATGPDSYDCSGLTQGAWKAAGVDIPRVTYDQVNAGTTVSLSSAKPGDLVFFYDDITHVGLYIGNGMMIHAPKPGAYVREESIYYDGESSIHSVVRPA, from the coding sequence TTGGCGTCGCACCGCAAGTCGCGTCCCGCTGGTACGCGCGTAGCAGGCATACGGACCCCCGCCCTCGCCACGGCGGCCCTCACCTCCGTCGCCCTGCTGTCCCAGACGGCCAACGCGAGCCCCTCGACGGACGACAAACCGAGCCTCGAGGAGGTCGAGAAGAAGGTCGACGACCTCTACCGCCAGGCGGAGTCGGCGACCGAGAAGTACAACGCGGCCAAAGAGAAGACCGCAAAGCAGCGCAAGCGCGTCGACACCCTCCTCGACGACGTCGCCCAGCGCACCCAGAAGCTCAACGACGCGCGCGAGGAACTCGGCCGCAACGCAGCCGCCCAGTACCGCACGGGCACCTCGGCGCCGGACACGGCGACCTTCCTCCTGGCGGACACCCCGCAGGACTACTTCGACCAGACCCAGCTGATGGACCGCATGACGGGCCGTCAGAAGGAATCGGTCGACGACTACTTCACCCAGCAGTCCGCGACGATGAAGAAGCGCAAGGAGGCCACCCAGAGCCTCGAAACGCTCACCGAATCGCAGAACGACCTCCAGACGGCCAAGTCCACCGTCCAGAAGAAGCTCGCCGACGCACGCGAACTGCTCTCGAAGCTGACGGCGGAGGAGAAGGCCCGCCTCGCCGCGATCGAGAAGCGCAAGCAGGAGGAAGCCGCCCGCAAGGCGGCGGAACTGGCCCGGCAGCAAGAGGCGGCCGAGCGCCGGCGCCAGGAGGCGGCGCAGCAGCAGGAGAGCAACGACTCCTCGTCCGACTCGTCCTCCTCCGACTCGTCAGCGTCGGACTCCTCGTACGCCACCAAGGCCGAGAAGGCCCTGGCCTTCGCCCGCTCCCAGGTGGGCAAGCCGTACGTCTGGGGCGCCACCGGTCCCGACTCCTACGACTGCTCCGGCCTCACCCAGGGCGCCTGGAAGGCCGCAGGCGTGGACATCCCCCGCGTCACCTACGACCAGGTCAACGCCGGCACCACGGTCTCCCTCTCCAGCGCCAAGCCCGGCGACCTGGTCTTCTTCTACGACGACATCACGCACGTAGGCCTCTACATCGGCAACGGCATGATGATCCACGCCCCGAAGCCGGGCGCGTACGTCCGCGAGGAGTCGATCTACTACGACGGAGAGTCGTCGATCCACAGCGTGGTCCGCCCGGCCTGA
- a CDS encoding tellurite resistance/C4-dicarboxylate transporter family protein, protein MPAPTTTPASPLHTWWSQSPPTAGAAVMATGILSVALHQAGYETLSRIALALACVAWLALAGGFTARLLWDRARWLKEAATPAALTAIAATTVLGTRFATLGWQPLAKVLLALAALLWPGLLIAVVLRWHPRMPGAVFLGCVATQGLAVLAATLAATESTAWLAHAALVLFWLALVLYVMALTRFDLRQVTRGAGDHWVAGGALAISALAGSKLMSADSPGLYLWNEDDTDVLRTVTVALLVLDLAWYAVLLLAEIGWPRPRYDVRRWATVFPMGMTAAAALSVATAVDVPWLKTPGEALTWIAVAAWLAVTAGAVLSYTEVMSTERR, encoded by the coding sequence ATGCCCGCCCCCACGACCACCCCCGCATCCCCCCTCCACACCTGGTGGTCGCAGAGTCCCCCCACAGCCGGCGCCGCCGTCATGGCAACCGGCATCCTCTCGGTCGCCCTCCACCAGGCCGGTTACGAAACCCTGTCCCGAATCGCCCTGGCCCTCGCCTGCGTGGCCTGGCTGGCTCTCGCGGGCGGCTTCACCGCAAGGCTCCTCTGGGATCGCGCCAGGTGGCTGAAAGAGGCAGCCACCCCCGCCGCCCTCACCGCCATCGCCGCGACGACGGTTCTCGGCACCCGCTTCGCCACCCTCGGCTGGCAACCCCTCGCCAAGGTCCTACTGGCTCTGGCGGCCCTGCTCTGGCCGGGCCTCCTCATCGCCGTGGTACTGCGCTGGCACCCCCGCATGCCCGGCGCGGTCTTCCTCGGCTGCGTGGCCACCCAGGGCCTCGCCGTCCTGGCCGCAACCCTCGCCGCGACCGAGTCCACGGCATGGCTCGCCCACGCGGCCCTCGTCCTGTTCTGGCTCGCCCTGGTGCTCTACGTCATGGCCCTGACCCGCTTCGACCTGCGGCAGGTGACCAGGGGCGCCGGCGACCACTGGGTGGCGGGCGGCGCCCTCGCCATCTCCGCGCTCGCCGGCTCGAAGCTCATGTCGGCCGACAGCCCCGGCCTGTACCTCTGGAACGAGGACGACACCGACGTCCTGCGCACGGTGACCGTCGCCCTGCTCGTCCTGGACCTGGCCTGGTACGCCGTCCTGCTTCTCGCCGAGATCGGCTGGCCACGGCCGCGCTACGACGTACGCCGCTGGGCAACCGTGTTCCCCATGGGCATGACGGCCGCGGCGGCCCTCTCCGTCGCCACCGCAGTGGACGTCCCGTGGCTCAAGACCCCCGGCGAGGCACTGACGTGGATCGCCGTCGCGGCATGGCTGGCGGTCACGGCAGGCGCAGTGCTGAGCTACACCGAGGTCATGTCCACAGAACGGCGATGA
- a CDS encoding C40 family peptidase yields the protein MAAHRKPRQRSVGGSTARTAWTIALAGAATATGFDGTGHAEPQLTPAQVKAKVDKLYHEAEVATEKYNGAKEKADAAERRIRSLQDEAARKTEKLNSAREALGSMAAAQYRDGGVDPALQLVLSNDPDRYFDGAEFAERAGNRQAASVASVRRQLREIEQLRGAARIELTSLQSRRAELQGHRKTITDKLDAARTLLTQLTAEERARLQSGSGTTDRAARSSTGSRDALTAPGSATAQAPNARAASAISYAYSKLGSPYVWGATGPNAFDCSGLTQAAYRSAGLSLPRTTYAQIDAGRRVSRSELLPGDLVFFYSGISHVGLYIGNGQMIHAPNPSAPVRVAPLDEMPFAGATRVV from the coding sequence GTGGCAGCGCACCGAAAGCCCCGTCAGCGCTCGGTCGGCGGCAGTACGGCCCGCACGGCCTGGACGATCGCCCTGGCGGGCGCGGCGACGGCGACGGGCTTCGACGGGACCGGTCACGCCGAACCGCAGCTGACACCGGCCCAGGTCAAGGCGAAGGTGGACAAGCTGTACCACGAGGCGGAGGTCGCGACCGAGAAGTACAACGGCGCGAAGGAGAAGGCGGACGCCGCCGAGCGGCGGATCAGGTCGCTCCAGGACGAGGCAGCCCGCAAGACCGAGAAGCTCAACTCGGCGCGCGAAGCGCTCGGTTCGATGGCCGCGGCGCAGTACCGCGACGGCGGCGTCGACCCTGCCCTCCAACTCGTGCTCTCCAACGACCCCGACCGCTACTTCGACGGCGCGGAGTTCGCCGAACGCGCCGGAAACCGTCAGGCGGCATCCGTCGCGAGCGTCCGCAGGCAACTACGCGAGATCGAGCAACTACGCGGCGCCGCGCGCATCGAGCTGACCTCGCTGCAGTCCCGCCGGGCGGAACTGCAAGGGCACAGGAAAACGATCACCGACAAGCTGGACGCCGCCCGCACCCTGCTCACCCAACTGACCGCCGAGGAACGCGCCCGCCTCCAGAGCGGGAGCGGCACCACCGACCGCGCGGCCCGCTCCTCAACAGGCTCCCGAGACGCCCTGACCGCTCCCGGCTCGGCCACGGCACAGGCACCCAACGCCCGCGCCGCCTCAGCCATTTCGTACGCGTACTCAAAACTGGGCAGCCCCTACGTCTGGGGCGCGACCGGCCCGAACGCCTTCGACTGCTCCGGCCTCACTCAGGCCGCGTACCGCTCTGCGGGCCTCTCCCTCCCCCGCACGACCTACGCCCAGATCGACGCCGGCCGCCGCGTCTCCCGCTCGGAACTGCTCCCGGGCGACCTGGTGTTCTTCTACTCCGGCATCAGCCACGTCGGCCTCTACATCGGCAACGGCCAGATGATCCACGCCCCGAACCCCTCGGCCCCGGTCCGGGTGGCCCCACTCGACGAGATGCCGTTCGCAGGGGCCACGCGCGTGGTGTGA
- a CDS encoding response regulator transcription factor has protein sequence MSDPTEGNEPVESTGGSAGERHVRVVLVDDHRMFRTGVQAEIGRTEQTGVEVVGEAADVDQAVTVITATRPEVVLLDVHLPGGGGVEVLRRCAPLMADAEQPVRFLALSVSDAAEDVIGVIRGGARGYVTKTITGTDLVDSIFRVQDGDAVFSPRLAGFVLDAFASTDAPPVDEDLDRLTQREREVLRLIARGYAYKEIAKQLFISVKTVESHVSAVLRKLQLSNRHELTRWATARRLV, from the coding sequence ATGAGCGACCCGACCGAGGGGAACGAGCCCGTGGAGTCGACCGGCGGGAGCGCGGGCGAGCGACACGTGCGCGTGGTCCTCGTCGACGACCACCGCATGTTCCGTACGGGAGTCCAGGCCGAGATCGGCCGGACCGAGCAGACCGGCGTCGAAGTCGTCGGAGAGGCCGCGGACGTCGACCAGGCGGTCACGGTCATCACCGCGACCCGCCCCGAGGTCGTCCTCCTCGACGTGCACCTCCCGGGCGGCGGCGGGGTCGAAGTCCTGCGCCGTTGCGCCCCGTTGATGGCGGACGCCGAGCAGCCCGTCCGCTTCCTCGCACTGTCCGTCTCGGACGCGGCGGAGGATGTGATCGGGGTGATCCGGGGCGGTGCGCGCGGGTACGTGACGAAGACGATCACCGGCACCGACCTGGTCGACTCCATCTTCCGGGTCCAGGACGGCGACGCGGTGTTCTCGCCGCGCCTCGCCGGGTTCGTACTGGACGCCTTCGCTTCGACGGACGCGCCGCCGGTCGACGAGGACCTCGACCGGCTCACTCAGCGCGAGCGGGAGGTGCTGCGGCTGATTGCGCGGGGGTACGCGTACAAGGAGATCGCCAAGCAGCTGTTCATCTCCGTCAAGACGGTCGAGTCCCATGTGTCGGCGGTTCTGAGGAAGCTTCAGCTGTCCAACCGGCACGAGCTGACGCGGTGGGCCACGGCGCGACGGCTGGTGTGA
- a CDS encoding ATP-binding protein, producing MPEAAAAPLVEPRPPRKLYRSSDGRWLGGVARGLAGHLGLPVIWVRLVFVGLFMADGLGALLYAAFWFFVPLGVGGVDAQKPSTFTTETATDGRRRLVARKPDKGQIVALLLMVVVAMVFVGSVDLGSGAKAYLLPAVLVGAGVALVWRQADNARRARWMEVGRRRHTLTLLRAAGGVVLVTAGVSGIFVLQGSAAHLGSVLQAALAVLVGITLLAGPYLVRMTQDLSEERLMRIRAQERAEVAAHVHDSVLHTLTLIQRNAENANEVRRLARAQERDLRTWLYKPEGTGKDEADEPTNLADAVRRNAAEIEDKHGVPIEVVVVGDCPLDEKIAAQMQAAREAMVNAAKYGGEGGAVQVFAEVEGKTVFVSVRDRGPGFDLDSIPADRMGVRESIIGRMERNGGTARLRAVPGGGTEVELEMERAEKTS from the coding sequence ATGCCGGAAGCCGCAGCAGCGCCACTCGTCGAACCGCGGCCGCCGCGCAAGCTCTACCGCAGCAGCGACGGTCGCTGGCTCGGGGGCGTGGCGCGGGGGCTCGCCGGGCATCTCGGCCTGCCCGTCATCTGGGTGCGCCTCGTCTTCGTCGGCCTGTTCATGGCGGACGGACTGGGGGCGTTGCTGTATGCCGCGTTCTGGTTCTTCGTGCCGCTCGGCGTCGGCGGCGTCGACGCCCAGAAGCCGTCGACGTTCACCACCGAGACCGCGACAGACGGCCGCCGCAGACTCGTCGCCCGCAAGCCGGACAAGGGGCAGATCGTCGCCCTGCTCCTCATGGTCGTCGTGGCGATGGTCTTCGTCGGCAGCGTGGACCTCGGAAGCGGTGCCAAGGCCTATCTTCTGCCCGCCGTGCTCGTCGGCGCGGGCGTCGCCCTGGTCTGGCGCCAGGCGGACAACGCCCGCCGGGCCCGGTGGATGGAGGTCGGACGGCGCCGGCACACCCTCACGCTGCTGCGTGCCGCGGGCGGCGTCGTGCTGGTCACGGCCGGCGTCTCCGGCATCTTCGTCCTGCAGGGCTCCGCCGCCCACCTCGGCTCGGTCCTGCAGGCGGCGCTGGCGGTCCTCGTCGGCATAACACTCCTCGCGGGCCCGTACCTGGTCCGGATGACCCAGGACCTCTCCGAAGAGCGCCTGATGCGCATCCGCGCCCAGGAGCGGGCCGAGGTCGCCGCCCACGTGCACGACTCGGTGCTGCACACCCTGACGCTGATCCAGCGCAACGCGGAGAACGCGAACGAGGTCCGCCGCCTCGCCCGCGCCCAGGAGCGTGACCTGCGCACCTGGCTCTACAAACCCGAGGGCACCGGCAAGGACGAGGCCGACGAACCCACCAACCTCGCCGACGCGGTCCGGCGCAATGCCGCGGAGATCGAGGACAAGCACGGCGTTCCCATAGAGGTCGTGGTCGTCGGTGACTGCCCGCTCGACGAGAAAATCGCCGCACAGATGCAGGCCGCACGCGAGGCTATGGTGAACGCCGCGAAGTACGGTGGCGAGGGCGGCGCCGTGCAGGTCTTCGCCGAGGTGGAGGGCAAGACCGTCTTCGTGTCCGTCCGGGACCGCGGTCCGGGCTTCGACCTCGACTCGATACCCGCCGACCGCATGGGCGTCAGAGAATCGATCATCGGCCGCATGGAGCGCAACGGCGGTACGGCCCGGCTGCGGGCGGTACCCGGCGGTGGCACGGAGGTCGAGCTGGAGATGGAGAGGGCGGAGAAGACGTCATGA
- a CDS encoding PspC domain-containing protein, with protein MTDHQHAADSVPEPDAVPTAGTASDAAPASAAGEEPRGRPGGESGEAAPSEEADTLDSPHRFRRDRRHKMLAGVCAGLGRQCDMDPVIFRITLAVLSATGGIGLIFYGFAWLLVPYDDEDENEVRKLLTGRVDGQALTAVLFALVGCGVLLTLLRNGGVLVFAVVLSLLLAGAGYWSRHRSTPDPDPLAAQAVADAPPEAQAPPVPAAFSSWWREPIVKDGTHEGGTGYLWGPRDSRDRDIAAAVNISLGSTWSSRQDIRTRHPQQPKQRGPRWIGGWVFLLALLAGALGTSATWSGRALGTSLQTGLACALLVLGLGIAVSAFLGRTGAGSIFLAIITAGMLAASAALPKDISTHWIERSWRPAAVTDVRQQYDLGTGVGTLDLTRLNLTDNQTVTTRADVGVGQLKVIVPKDVTVEVSIDVGVGDIQLPGDDKQDVDVAPGKHKELTLTPAKGTKKAGTLDLDLSVGVGQAEVTRATS; from the coding sequence ATGACAGATCACCAGCACGCCGCGGACTCCGTGCCCGAGCCGGACGCCGTGCCCACCGCGGGCACCGCGTCCGACGCGGCACCCGCGAGCGCCGCGGGTGAGGAACCCCGCGGGCGCCCGGGCGGAGAAAGCGGAGAAGCAGCCCCGTCCGAGGAAGCGGACACACTCGACTCGCCGCACCGGTTCCGGCGCGACCGCCGGCACAAGATGCTGGCCGGTGTCTGCGCCGGGCTCGGACGGCAGTGCGACATGGACCCGGTGATCTTCCGGATCACCCTCGCCGTCCTCTCCGCGACCGGCGGCATCGGCCTCATCTTCTACGGCTTCGCCTGGCTCCTCGTCCCGTACGACGACGAGGACGAGAACGAGGTGCGCAAACTGCTGACCGGCCGGGTGGACGGCCAGGCGCTGACGGCCGTGCTGTTCGCGCTGGTCGGCTGCGGCGTCCTGCTGACCCTGCTGAGAAACGGCGGTGTGCTGGTCTTCGCCGTGGTCCTCTCCCTCCTCCTCGCGGGCGCCGGCTACTGGTCGCGGCACCGCAGCACCCCCGACCCCGACCCGCTCGCCGCCCAGGCCGTCGCCGACGCCCCACCGGAGGCTCAGGCCCCGCCCGTCCCCGCCGCCTTCTCCTCCTGGTGGCGCGAACCCATCGTCAAGGACGGCACGCACGAGGGCGGCACGGGCTATCTCTGGGGCCCCCGCGACTCCCGCGACCGCGACATCGCGGCAGCGGTCAACATCAGCCTCGGCAGCACCTGGAGCAGCCGCCAGGACATACGCACCCGTCACCCCCAGCAGCCGAAGCAACGCGGCCCCCGCTGGATCGGCGGCTGGGTGTTCCTGCTGGCCCTGCTCGCGGGCGCGCTCGGCACCAGCGCGACCTGGTCGGGCCGGGCACTCGGCACCAGCCTGCAGACCGGCCTGGCCTGCGCCCTGCTCGTCCTCGGCCTGGGCATAGCGGTGAGCGCGTTCCTGGGCCGCACGGGAGCGGGCTCCATATTTCTGGCGATCATCACCGCGGGCATGCTGGCCGCCTCGGCAGCACTGCCCAAGGACATCAGCACCCACTGGATCGAGAGAAGCTGGCGCCCGGCGGCCGTGACCGACGTCCGGCAGCAGTACGACCTGGGCACCGGCGTCGGCACCCTCGACCTGACCCGCCTGAACCTCACCGACAACCAGACGGTGACGACAAGAGCAGACGTGGGCGTGGGCCAACTCAAGGTGATCGTCCCCAAGGACGTGACCGTGGAGGTGAGCATCGACGTGGGGGTGGGCGACATCCAGCTGCCGGGTGACGACAAGCAGGACGTGGACGTGGCACCGGGCAAGCACAAGGAGCTGACCCTGACACCGGCCAAGGGCACCAAGAAGGCGGGCACGCTGGACCTCGACCTGAGCGTCGGCGTGGGACAGGCGGAGGTGACCCGTGCTACGTCATGA